From Osmerus eperlanus chromosome 28, fOsmEpe2.1, whole genome shotgun sequence, the proteins below share one genomic window:
- the LOC134015278 gene encoding zinc metalloproteinase-disintegrin-like batroxstatin-1 isoform X2 produces the protein MTFEVLLWIFTLAASLTPSVSRGPELDGVTDYEVVRPIKLHTLYRRHAESSRPETLKYGMRVGDKDIEMHLEKNRDLLTRDYSETRYLEDGTQVTSTPKDLDNCYYHGRIVNDSESLFSMSTCDGLRGYFKTSAQRYLIEPLSGDDAGDHAVLNYEDQSSTPMTCGVTNTTWDSNYPPTTSKSRSRAAGPSLFQQQKYVELYLAVDNRVYESMKRNLPDIRQRMFEIVNFVNAVYKPLNTFVALTGMEVWSNGDQISVTAPAGATLDAFSKWRNKDLVARKKHDNAHLISGIDFEGSTVGLAFVGTVCSAHSTGVVQNHNPRAIAVGATLAHEMGHNLGMNHDDSSSCTCTGNSCIMAAALSWDIPRSFSSCSSGNFETFLRTRNPDCLLDKPRFEALVTPPVCGNGFLENDEQCDCGSMEECTNQCCNATTCTLTQGSQCAAGECCESCKILPPSRECRRKQDDCDLAEYCSGTSPDCPEDVFSVNGVPCEGDRGYCLDGQCPRKEAQCVKMYGPSAEVARQYCYDQNTRGLYYAFCKRPSPDTYIPCQQQDVMCGKLFCANGNNDPNYGRMVKFSDCQATFYGDHNNDLGQVDTGSKCGDGMVCNQNECVDLHTAYRNTNCSARCQGHAVCNHKNQCQCEPGWVPPNCDQKDGDFNTLSNEAITAIAVTISLLVLAAVIVGAILLWKKRQSLGLPSVHTRKPHAVDNPGFFHTKATVPNTPKSKSQPPRPTRTPPPPPPPSSAKKPQAPAQNFMAARQALRPTPPQRV, from the exons ATGACATTTGAAGTTCTATTGTGGATCTTTACCCTGGCTGCCTCGCTGACTCCCTCAG TGAGTCGAGGTCCTGAACTTGACGGGGTAACAGACTATGAGGTGGTGCGACCTATTAAACTCCACACTCTTTATAGGAGACACGCAGAG tcatCAAGGCCAGAAACATTAAAGTATGGCATGCGGGTGGGAGACAAAGATATCGAGATGCACCTGGAGAAAAATAG agacctGCTCACCAGAGACTACAGTGAGACTCGCTACCTTGAGGACGGCACTCAAGTTACATCCACTCCAAAGGACCTG GATAACTGTTACTACCATGGCAGGATTGTCAACGATAGTGAGTCCCTGTTCAGCATGAGCACATGCGATGGACTCAG GGGTTACTTCAAGACGTCGGCCCAGAGGTATTTGATAGAGCCCCTGTCTGGTGACGATGCCGGGGACCACGCCGTGCTCAACTACGAGGACCAGAGCTCCACGCCGATGACGTGCGGCGTCACCAACACGACCTGGGACAGCAACTatccccccaccaccagcaAAAGCCGCTCCCGCGCCGCA GGGCCGTCACTGTTCCAGCAGCAGAAGTATGTGGAGCTGTACCTCGCCGTGGATAACCGTGTG TACGAAAGCATGAAGAGGAATCTCCCAGACATACGGCAGAGGATGTTTGAAATCGTAAATTTTGTCAACGCG GTGTACAAGCCTCTCAACACCTTTGTCGCCCTTACCGGAATGGAGGTGTGGTCTAACGGGGATCAGATTTCGGTCACCGCTCCCGCAGGCGCCACACTGGACGCCTTCTCCAAGTGGAGGAACAAAGACCTGGTCGCCAGGAAGAAACACGACAACGCCCATCTCATCAG TGGTATTGACTTTGAAGGATCCACCGTGGGCCTGGCCTTCGTTGGGACGGTGTGCTCGGCTCACTCAACGGGGGTTGTGCAG AACCACAACCCCAGGGCTATCGCAGTGGGGGCCACCTTGGCCCACGAGATGGGCCACAACCTGGGGATGAACCACGACGACTCCAGTAGCTGCACCTGCACTGGAAACAGCTGTATAATGGCTGCAGCACTCAG CTGGGACATCCCCCGATCCTTCAGCAGCTGTAGCAGTGGGAACTTTGAAACATTTCTGAGGACCAGGAATCCCGACTGCTTGCTGGACAAGCCCAGGTTCGAGGCCCTGGTCACTCCCCCGGTGTGTGGGAACGGCTTCCTGGAGAACGATGAGCAGTGTGACTGTGGCTCCATGGAG GAGTGCACCAACCAGTGCTGCAACGCCACCACCTGTACCCTCACCCAGGGCTCCCAGTGTGCAGCGGGAGAGTGCTGTGAGAGCTGTAAG ATCCTCCCCCCGTCCAGGGAGTGTCGTCGGAAGCAGGACGACTGTGACCTGGCGGAGTACTGCAGCGGGACGTCCCCTGACTGCCCCGAGGACGTCTTCTCCGTCAACGGCGTCCcctgtgagggagacagaggctaCTGCTTAGACGGACAGTGTCCACGGAAGGAGGCCCAGTGTGTCAAGATGTACGGACCAT CGGCCGAGGTGGCTCGCCAGTACTGCTACGACCAGAACACCCGTGGTCTGTACTATGCCTTCTGTAAACGACCCAGCCCCGACACGTATATCCCTTGCCAGCAACA AGACGTGATGTGTGGGAAACTGTTCTGCGCCAACGGAAACAATGACCCTAACTACGGCCGCATGGTTAAGTTCTCTGACTGCCAGGCAACGTTCTACGGTGACCATAACAACGACCTTGGCCAGGTGGATACTGGGAGCAAGTGTGGTGATGGAATG GTGTGCAACCAGAACGAGTGTGTGGATCTCCACACAGCGTACAGAAACACTAACTGTTCGGCACGCTGCCAAGGCCATGCA GTGTGTAACCACAAGAATCAGTGCCAGTGTGAGCCAGGCTGGGTTCCTCCTAACTGTGACCAGAAGGATGGAGATTTCAACACCCTGTCCAATG AGGCCATAACTGCTATAGCAGTGACCATCTCCCTGCTGGTCCTGGCCGCTGTGATCGTGGGCGCCATCCTCCTCTGGAAGAAACGACAGAGTCTTGGTCTACCCAG TGTCCATACGCGAAAACCACATGCGGTGGACAACCCTGG
- the LOC134015278 gene encoding zinc metalloproteinase-disintegrin-like batroxstatin-1 isoform X1, producing MEGQRTMVHTVVSLFTPPSSPHLSLVSRGPELDGVTDYEVVRPIKLHTLYRRHAESSRPETLKYGMRVGDKDIEMHLEKNRDLLTRDYSETRYLEDGTQVTSTPKDLDNCYYHGRIVNDSESLFSMSTCDGLRGYFKTSAQRYLIEPLSGDDAGDHAVLNYEDQSSTPMTCGVTNTTWDSNYPPTTSKSRSRAAGPSLFQQQKYVELYLAVDNRVYESMKRNLPDIRQRMFEIVNFVNAVYKPLNTFVALTGMEVWSNGDQISVTAPAGATLDAFSKWRNKDLVARKKHDNAHLISGIDFEGSTVGLAFVGTVCSAHSTGVVQNHNPRAIAVGATLAHEMGHNLGMNHDDSSSCTCTGNSCIMAAALSWDIPRSFSSCSSGNFETFLRTRNPDCLLDKPRFEALVTPPVCGNGFLENDEQCDCGSMEECTNQCCNATTCTLTQGSQCAAGECCESCKILPPSRECRRKQDDCDLAEYCSGTSPDCPEDVFSVNGVPCEGDRGYCLDGQCPRKEAQCVKMYGPSAEVARQYCYDQNTRGLYYAFCKRPSPDTYIPCQQQDVMCGKLFCANGNNDPNYGRMVKFSDCQATFYGDHNNDLGQVDTGSKCGDGMVCNQNECVDLHTAYRNTNCSARCQGHAVCNHKNQCQCEPGWVPPNCDQKDGDFNTLSNEAITAIAVTISLLVLAAVIVGAILLWKKRQSLGLPSVHTRKPHAVDNPGFFHTKATVPNTPKSKSQPPRPTRTPPPPPPPSSAKKPQAPAQNFMAARQALRPTPPQRV from the exons ATGGAAGGACAAAGGACAATGGTCCATACTGTAGTGAGTTTAtttacacccccctcctctccacatctctccttaGTGAGTCGAGGTCCTGAACTTGACGGGGTAACAGACTATGAGGTGGTGCGACCTATTAAACTCCACACTCTTTATAGGAGACACGCAGAG tcatCAAGGCCAGAAACATTAAAGTATGGCATGCGGGTGGGAGACAAAGATATCGAGATGCACCTGGAGAAAAATAG agacctGCTCACCAGAGACTACAGTGAGACTCGCTACCTTGAGGACGGCACTCAAGTTACATCCACTCCAAAGGACCTG GATAACTGTTACTACCATGGCAGGATTGTCAACGATAGTGAGTCCCTGTTCAGCATGAGCACATGCGATGGACTCAG GGGTTACTTCAAGACGTCGGCCCAGAGGTATTTGATAGAGCCCCTGTCTGGTGACGATGCCGGGGACCACGCCGTGCTCAACTACGAGGACCAGAGCTCCACGCCGATGACGTGCGGCGTCACCAACACGACCTGGGACAGCAACTatccccccaccaccagcaAAAGCCGCTCCCGCGCCGCA GGGCCGTCACTGTTCCAGCAGCAGAAGTATGTGGAGCTGTACCTCGCCGTGGATAACCGTGTG TACGAAAGCATGAAGAGGAATCTCCCAGACATACGGCAGAGGATGTTTGAAATCGTAAATTTTGTCAACGCG GTGTACAAGCCTCTCAACACCTTTGTCGCCCTTACCGGAATGGAGGTGTGGTCTAACGGGGATCAGATTTCGGTCACCGCTCCCGCAGGCGCCACACTGGACGCCTTCTCCAAGTGGAGGAACAAAGACCTGGTCGCCAGGAAGAAACACGACAACGCCCATCTCATCAG TGGTATTGACTTTGAAGGATCCACCGTGGGCCTGGCCTTCGTTGGGACGGTGTGCTCGGCTCACTCAACGGGGGTTGTGCAG AACCACAACCCCAGGGCTATCGCAGTGGGGGCCACCTTGGCCCACGAGATGGGCCACAACCTGGGGATGAACCACGACGACTCCAGTAGCTGCACCTGCACTGGAAACAGCTGTATAATGGCTGCAGCACTCAG CTGGGACATCCCCCGATCCTTCAGCAGCTGTAGCAGTGGGAACTTTGAAACATTTCTGAGGACCAGGAATCCCGACTGCTTGCTGGACAAGCCCAGGTTCGAGGCCCTGGTCACTCCCCCGGTGTGTGGGAACGGCTTCCTGGAGAACGATGAGCAGTGTGACTGTGGCTCCATGGAG GAGTGCACCAACCAGTGCTGCAACGCCACCACCTGTACCCTCACCCAGGGCTCCCAGTGTGCAGCGGGAGAGTGCTGTGAGAGCTGTAAG ATCCTCCCCCCGTCCAGGGAGTGTCGTCGGAAGCAGGACGACTGTGACCTGGCGGAGTACTGCAGCGGGACGTCCCCTGACTGCCCCGAGGACGTCTTCTCCGTCAACGGCGTCCcctgtgagggagacagaggctaCTGCTTAGACGGACAGTGTCCACGGAAGGAGGCCCAGTGTGTCAAGATGTACGGACCAT CGGCCGAGGTGGCTCGCCAGTACTGCTACGACCAGAACACCCGTGGTCTGTACTATGCCTTCTGTAAACGACCCAGCCCCGACACGTATATCCCTTGCCAGCAACA AGACGTGATGTGTGGGAAACTGTTCTGCGCCAACGGAAACAATGACCCTAACTACGGCCGCATGGTTAAGTTCTCTGACTGCCAGGCAACGTTCTACGGTGACCATAACAACGACCTTGGCCAGGTGGATACTGGGAGCAAGTGTGGTGATGGAATG GTGTGCAACCAGAACGAGTGTGTGGATCTCCACACAGCGTACAGAAACACTAACTGTTCGGCACGCTGCCAAGGCCATGCA GTGTGTAACCACAAGAATCAGTGCCAGTGTGAGCCAGGCTGGGTTCCTCCTAACTGTGACCAGAAGGATGGAGATTTCAACACCCTGTCCAATG AGGCCATAACTGCTATAGCAGTGACCATCTCCCTGCTGGTCCTGGCCGCTGTGATCGTGGGCGCCATCCTCCTCTGGAAGAAACGACAGAGTCTTGGTCTACCCAG TGTCCATACGCGAAAACCACATGCGGTGGACAACCCTGG